In Gossypium arboreum isolate Shixiya-1 chromosome 6, ASM2569848v2, whole genome shotgun sequence, the following are encoded in one genomic region:
- the LOC108486687 gene encoding uncharacterized protein LOC108486687, translating into MGSALLSQTKPIPIPTQEEDPSSQSTALLSFNTDSCLDPSTKASPSRPSTTIIFIALTLLACIAISAALAFAFLFYSSSSPSSSFSATLHNISRPLKKLEKPVVILISSDGFRFGYQFKTSTPNIHRLIANGTEAETGLIPVYPTLTFPNHYSIVTGLYPAYHGIVNNHFVDPKTGEVFNMQSHEPKWWLGEPLWETVANHGLKASTYFWPGSEVKKGSWDCPKNFCMFYNGSVPFEDRVDTVLSYFDLPSSEIPVFMTMYFEDPDHQGHRVGPDDPEITEAVARIDGLIGRLIDGLEKRGIFEDVTIIMVGDHGMVGTCDKKLIFLDDLAPWINIPVDWVQYYSPVLSIRPPPGYAPSDVVAKMKEGLESGRVDNGKHLRVSLKEELPSRLHYAESDRIPPIIGLVDEGFTVEKKRTKHKECGGAHGYDNAFFSMRTIFIGHGPQFARGKKVPSFENVQIYNLVTSILKLEGAPNNGSSAFAESVLLPSQ; encoded by the coding sequence ATGGGTTCTGCTTTGTTGAGTCAAACAAAGCCAATCCCAATCCCAACCCAAGAAGAAGATCCTTCAAGCCAATCCACAGCTCTCCTTTCTTTCAACACTGATTCTTGTTTAGATCCCTCAACTAAAGCATCCCCTTCCAGGCCCAGCACCACCATCATCTTCATTGCTTTAACACTCCTCGCTTGCATTGCTATTTCCGCTGCCTTGGCCTTTGCTTTCCTCTTTTACTCTTCCTCCTCTCCATCATCTTCCTTTTCAGCTACACTTCACAACATTTCCCGTCCTCTGAAGAAACTGGAAAAGCCGGTGGTCATTTTGATTTCCTCTGATGGGTTTCGATTTGGGTACCAGTTCAAGACCTCAACACCAAACATCCACCGTTTGATTGCTAATGGGACTGAAGCTGAGACGGGTCTGATTCCTGTTTACCCGACTCTTACTTTTCCTAATCATTACTCTATCGTGACTGGCCTGTATCCTGCTTATCATGGTATTGTAAATAACCATTTTGTGGATCCTAAGACTGGTGAGGTTTTCAATATGCAAAGTCATGAGCCCAAGTGGTGGTTAGGTGAGCCACTTTGGGAGACTGTGGCCAATCATGGGTTAAAGGCTTCTACCTACTTTTGGCCTGGAAGTGAGGTAAAAAAGGGTTCTTGGGATTGTCCTAAAAACTTCTGCATGTTCTATAATGGTTCTGTTCCTTTTGAGGATAGAGTTGATACTGTTTTAAGCTATTTTGATTTGCCTAGTAGTGAGATTCCTGTGTTTATGACAATGTATTTTGAGGATCCTGATCATCAGGGTCACCGGGTTGGACCTGATGACCCCGAGATTACTGAGGCTGTTGCTAGAATTGATGGTTTGATTGGGAGGTTGATTGATGGTTTAGAAAAAAGAGGGATTTTTGAGGATGTTACCATAATTATGGTTGGAGACCATGGGATGGTTGGTACATGTGATAAAAAGCTGATTTTCCTTGATGATTTGGCCCCTTGGATTAACATTCCAGTGGATTGGGTCCAGTATTATAGTCCGGTGCTTTCAATTCGACCACCTCCTGGTTATGCACCATCCGATGTTGTTGCAAAGATGAAAGAAGGTTTGGAATCTGGGAGAGTTGATAATGGGAAGCATTTGAGGGTTTCTCTTAAGGAGGAGCTACCTAGTCGGCTGCATTACGCAGAAAGTGATCGGATTCCTCCCATAATAGGGCTGGTTGACGAGGGTTTTACAGTAGAGAAGAAAAGGACTAAGCATAAAGAGTGTGGAGGTGCACATGGGTATGACAATGCATTTTTCTCCATGAGGACCATTTTTATTGGTCATGGTCCTCAATTTGCAAGGGGAAAGAAGGTGCCGTCTTTTGAGAATGTTCAGATATATAACTTGGTAACTTCGATTCTCAAGTTAGAGGGTGCTCCTAATAATGGTTCTTCAGCATTTGCTGAGTCTGTTCTTTTGCCTAGTCAGTAA
- the LOC108484120 gene encoding thioredoxin-like 2, chloroplastic, which yields MADVNRLSALSFRSSSASLLTSFASTLNSRQLGLPPNFNPERKSCSLSSSSSPSVAGVSSLPPTSRKQLLSFKVHATITETNQPKWWERNAGPNMIDIHSTQEFLSALSEAGDRLVIVEFYGTWCASCKALFPKLCRTAQENPEILFLKVNFDENKPMCKSLNVKVLPYFHFYRGAHGQLESFSCSLAKFQKIKDAIKTHRQPHCYIGPSKAVRDLNLESVSAPIEKPAVLTQTSDSL from the exons ATGGCAGATGTTAATAGATTATCAGCATTATCGTTTCGTTCTTCTTCAGCTTCGTTGCTCACATCCTTTGCATCTACCTTGAACTCTCGACAACTGGGTCTTCCACCCAATTTTAATCCAGAAAGGAAAAGCTGTTCtttgtcttcttcttcttctccttcggTTGCTGGTGTTTCTAGCCTTCCTCCGACTTCCAGGAAACAATTGCTGTCTTTCAAG GTTCATGCAACTATCACCGAAACAAACCAGCCGAAATGGTGGGAAAGGAATGCAGGACCAAATATGATTGACATTCACTCCACTCAAGAATTTTTGAGTGCCTTAAGTGAAGCTGGAGACAGATTAGTTATTGTTGAATTTTATGGAACTTGGTGTGCTTCTTGCAAAGCTCTATTTCCTAAG CTCTGCAGGACAGCCCAAGAAAACCCTGAAATTTTGTTCCTCAAAGTCAATTTTGATGAGAATAAGCCTATGTGTAAAAGTTTGAATGTGAAGGTGCTTCCTTATTTCCACTTCTACCGGGGTGCACATGGTCAACTGGAATCATTTTCTTGTTCGCTAGCCAAG TTTCAGAAAATAAAGGATGCTATCAAAACTCACAGACAACCGCATTGCTACATTGGTCCGTCAAAGGCGGTCAGAGACCTGAATCTCGAATCTGTATCTGCACCAATTGAGAAGCCAGCCGTGTTAACCCAAACAAGCGATTCTTTATAA
- the LOC108484119 gene encoding uncharacterized protein LOC108484119 isoform X2 translates to MAILGLQLQQRFPVLTGVCYSRLISATIHVPAVASVSSLSCKLKKWNNGGRLPRRLVVGLGASFWAQYMNMASNSKSFIASARLKGAVEQALQNVEWPEQFPFKDEDFQRFDETPDSLFYEAPRFVTHIDDAAIAALTKYYSEVFPPSNTPGVSILDMCSSWVSHFPKGYKQERVVGMGMNEEELKRNPVSVDYLTKPLDVFKEMCRILKPGGLAIMSFSNRCFWTKAISIWTSTGDTDHALIVGSYFHYAGGFEPPQAVDISPNPGRSDPMYIVFSRKLSTA, encoded by the exons ATGGCAATCCTCGGACTTCAACTGCAACAAAGGTTTCCCGTCTTGACTGGTGTTTGTTATTCTCGCTTAATTTCCGCTACAATTCATGTTCCGGCTGTTGCTTCTGTCTCTAGTCTTTCGTGTAAGCTAAAAAAATGGAACAATGGTGGTAGGCTGCCACGTAGACTGGTGGTAGGCTTAGGGGCTTCATTTTGGGCTCAGTACATGAACATGGCCAGCAATAGCAAATCTTTTATTGCTTCTGCAAGGCTAAAGGGTGCTGTTGAACAG GCATTGCAGAATGTGGAATGGCCAGAGCAGTTCCCCTTCAAGGACGAGGATTTCCAACGCTTCGATGA AACACCAGATTCATTGTTCTATGAAGCTCCACGCTTTGTTACACATATTGATGATGCAGCCATTGCCGCACTTACTAAATACTACTCAGAGGTTTTCCCTCCCAGCAATACTCCTGGAGTGAGCATCTTGGATATGTGCAGTAGTTGG GTCAGTCATTTTCCAAAAGGATACAAGCAAGAACGGGTGGTTGGAATGGGTATGAATGAGGAAGAGCTTAAGCGGAACCCT GTCAGTGTTGATTATCTAACAAAGCCTCTTGATGTTTTCAAAGAGATGTGCCGGATTCTTAAGCCTGGTGGATTGGCTATAATGAG TTTTTCAAATCGCTGCTTTTGGACAAAAGCAATCTCTATATGGACATCCACTGGTGACACCGATCATGCTTTGATTGTTGGGTCATATTTCCATTATGCTGGCGGATTTGAACCTCCTCAG GCTGTTGATATATCTCCTAATCCAGGACGCTCAGATCCTATGTACATTGTTTTCTCTAGGAAGCTTTCTACTGCTTAA
- the LOC108484119 gene encoding uncharacterized protein LOC108484119 isoform X1 encodes MAILGLQLQQRFPVLTGVCYSRLISATIHVPAVASVSSLSCKLKKWNNGGRLPRRLVVGLGASFWAQYMNMASNSKSFIASARLKGAVEQALQNVEWPEQFPFKDEDFQRFDETPDSLFYEAPRFVTHIDDAAIAALTKYYSEVFPPSNTPGVSILDMCSSWVSHFPKGYKQERVVGMGMNEEELKRNPVLTEYVVQDLNLKPKLPFEDNSFDVITNVVSVDYLTKPLDVFKEMCRILKPGGLAIMSFSNRCFWTKAISIWTSTGDTDHALIVGSYFHYAGGFEPPQAVDISPNPGRSDPMYIVFSRKLSTA; translated from the exons ATGGCAATCCTCGGACTTCAACTGCAACAAAGGTTTCCCGTCTTGACTGGTGTTTGTTATTCTCGCTTAATTTCCGCTACAATTCATGTTCCGGCTGTTGCTTCTGTCTCTAGTCTTTCGTGTAAGCTAAAAAAATGGAACAATGGTGGTAGGCTGCCACGTAGACTGGTGGTAGGCTTAGGGGCTTCATTTTGGGCTCAGTACATGAACATGGCCAGCAATAGCAAATCTTTTATTGCTTCTGCAAGGCTAAAGGGTGCTGTTGAACAG GCATTGCAGAATGTGGAATGGCCAGAGCAGTTCCCCTTCAAGGACGAGGATTTCCAACGCTTCGATGA AACACCAGATTCATTGTTCTATGAAGCTCCACGCTTTGTTACACATATTGATGATGCAGCCATTGCCGCACTTACTAAATACTACTCAGAGGTTTTCCCTCCCAGCAATACTCCTGGAGTGAGCATCTTGGATATGTGCAGTAGTTGG GTCAGTCATTTTCCAAAAGGATACAAGCAAGAACGGGTGGTTGGAATGGGTATGAATGAGGAAGAGCTTAAGCGGAACCCT GTTCTAACAGAATATGTTGTGCAAGACTTAAATTTGAAACCTAAGCTTCCCTTTGAAGATAATTCCTTTGATGTCATTACCAATGTG GTCAGTGTTGATTATCTAACAAAGCCTCTTGATGTTTTCAAAGAGATGTGCCGGATTCTTAAGCCTGGTGGATTGGCTATAATGAG TTTTTCAAATCGCTGCTTTTGGACAAAAGCAATCTCTATATGGACATCCACTGGTGACACCGATCATGCTTTGATTGTTGGGTCATATTTCCATTATGCTGGCGGATTTGAACCTCCTCAG GCTGTTGATATATCTCCTAATCCAGGACGCTCAGATCCTATGTACATTGTTTTCTCTAGGAAGCTTTCTACTGCTTAA
- the LOC108484119 gene encoding uncharacterized protein LOC108484119 isoform X3, with protein MNRSAWWSLIASSVSCFPVHALQNVEWPEQFPFKDEDFQRFDETPDSLFYEAPRFVTHIDDAAIAALTKYYSEVFPPSNTPGVSILDMCSSWVSHFPKGYKQERVVGMGMNEEELKRNPVLTEYVVQDLNLKPKLPFEDNSFDVITNVVSVDYLTKPLDVFKEMCRILKPGGLAIMSFSNRCFWTKAISIWTSTGDTDHALIVGSYFHYAGGFEPPQAVDISPNPGRSDPMYIVFSRKLSTA; from the exons ATGAATCGAAGTGCTTGGTGGAGTTTAATAGCCTCTTCTGTTTCTTGCTTTCCAGTTCAT GCATTGCAGAATGTGGAATGGCCAGAGCAGTTCCCCTTCAAGGACGAGGATTTCCAACGCTTCGATGA AACACCAGATTCATTGTTCTATGAAGCTCCACGCTTTGTTACACATATTGATGATGCAGCCATTGCCGCACTTACTAAATACTACTCAGAGGTTTTCCCTCCCAGCAATACTCCTGGAGTGAGCATCTTGGATATGTGCAGTAGTTGG GTCAGTCATTTTCCAAAAGGATACAAGCAAGAACGGGTGGTTGGAATGGGTATGAATGAGGAAGAGCTTAAGCGGAACCCT GTTCTAACAGAATATGTTGTGCAAGACTTAAATTTGAAACCTAAGCTTCCCTTTGAAGATAATTCCTTTGATGTCATTACCAATGTG GTCAGTGTTGATTATCTAACAAAGCCTCTTGATGTTTTCAAAGAGATGTGCCGGATTCTTAAGCCTGGTGGATTGGCTATAATGAG TTTTTCAAATCGCTGCTTTTGGACAAAAGCAATCTCTATATGGACATCCACTGGTGACACCGATCATGCTTTGATTGTTGGGTCATATTTCCATTATGCTGGCGGATTTGAACCTCCTCAG GCTGTTGATATATCTCCTAATCCAGGACGCTCAGATCCTATGTACATTGTTTTCTCTAGGAAGCTTTCTACTGCTTAA
- the LOC108484121 gene encoding tetraspanin-2-like, translated as MGVANNITAVLNFVTFLCSIPIIAVGIWLAQQPDNGCIHLLRWPVGAYCNKETLLAFYLCCMAIVIGLLLILLVFAFIVTRPDGSYGVPGRGYQDYRLDGYSSWLTNHVVDSKSWTKIRACLADTDVCPKLTQQFIAADQFFATHLSPLHSGCCKPPTICGYTFVNPTLWTNPVNPAGGLDCNQWSNDQTQLCYNCNSCKAGLLGNFKERKANIILIVEVVVLIWVYIIACSAFKNAQTEDLFFNRYKQGWT; from the exons ATGGGAGTAGCCAATAACATAACAGCAGTTCTCAACTTCGTAACCTTCCTCTGCTCCATCCCCATCATAGCAGTTGGCATCTGGCTCGCCCAACAGCCTGACAACGGCTGCATCCACCTTTTGCGATGGCCAGTCGGTGCCTACTGCAACAAGGAAACACTGTTGGCCTTCTATCTTTGCTGCATGGCCATCGTCATTGGTCTCCTCCTCATCTTGCTGGTATTTGCCTTCATCGTTACCAGACCTGATGGGAGCTACGGTGTGCCTGGAAGGGGTTACCAGGACTATAGGCTTGATGGCTACTCTAGCTGGCTTACAAACCATGTAGTTGACTCCAAGAGCTGGACTAAGATCAGGGCCTGTTTGGCTGACACCGATGTCTGTCCTAAGTTGACTCAACAGTTCATTGCCGCTGATCAGTTTTTTGCTACTCATCTCTCTCCTCTTCAT TCAGGGTGTTGTAAGCCTCCAACAATATGTGGCTACACTTTTGTGAACCCAACGTTGTGGACGAACCCGGTGAACCCAGCAGGGGGTCTTGACTGCAACCAATGGAGCAATGACCAGACCCAACTCTGCTATAACTGCAATTCATGCAAAGCTGGTCTGCTGGGGAACTTTAAGGAGAGGAAAGCCAACATAATTCTCATTGTGGAAGTGGTGGTACTAATATGGGTCTATATCATTGCTTGCAGTGCCTTCAAGAATGCCCAAACGGAGGACCTCTTCTTCAACCGCTACAAACAGGGTtggacttaa